Part of the Deltaproteobacteria bacterium genome, AGTTTCAGCCTCGAGCGGGCACAGGAGGCGCTTCTTCGTCCCGACGCCGGGAAGGAGGGAGGAGAATGAAGAAAAGAGTCCTGGGGGTAACGATCGAATGCGTCTCCGGCGACATTGCTGCGCAGAAAGGGATAGACGCCGTCGTGAACGCGGCGAACGCACAGCTTCGGCCGGGAGGGGGAGTGGCGGGAGCCCTGCACCGGGGGGCCGGGCCGGGGCTCGACCGGGAGTGCCGCCCCCTCGCCCCGATAAAGCCCGGGGAGGCAGTCATAACAGGAGGCCACAACCTGCCAAACCCCTACGTCATCCACTGCCTGGGGCCCGTCTATGGCGTCGACGAGCCGTCGGATGAGCTCCTGGCCGACTGCTACCGGAACGCCCTGAGGCTCGCCGAGGAGAAGGG contains:
- a CDS encoding RNase III inhibitor, which gives rise to MKKRVLGVTIECVSGDIAAQKGIDAVVNAANAQLRPGGGVAGALHRGAGPGLDRECRPLAPIKPGEAVITGGHNLPNPYVIHCLGPVYGVDEPSDELLADCYRNALRLAEEKGLQSIAFPSISTGAFGFPMEDAAAVAFRTVLEAVPELTSVSLIRFTLFGEEARDIHEKALETISSGMENGG